A stretch of Coccidioides posadasii str. Silveira chromosome 2, complete sequence DNA encodes these proteins:
- a CDS encoding uncharacterized protein (EggNog:ENOG410PI7N~COG:S~BUSCO:5962at33183) — translation MTSIDELFKKPSLPSGQKRKFEPVRDPNEIYKSAKLDTNGAASGSRAATVDDAEDEDIAGPELPPDFGQEDIPDDEEGRFFGGGVTRDTTNALDFIEQQEKEGVTAGKIDSAWLKRTALNFEKRISKNAELRAKYESDPQKFMASEADLDVDIKGLSILSEHPQLYPEFAELGCVGSLVSLLAHENTDIAIDVIEILAELTDEDVEAESEQWESLVDAMLDADLIELLAQNLSRLDEDIESDRAGVYHILNVLENLSSQSSVAEKIGQESEIMPWLYARIQKGEKSVTQNKQYAAEVLAILLQSSQKNRERFAGLNGVDTLLQLLSVYRKRDPEKDSDEEEYVENLFDSLTCVVDGALGKEKFVEAEGVELAQIMLREGKMSKPRALRVLNHAVGGKDGARVCEQLVEAGLLRTVFGMFMKKQDNQTVEHLLGIFASLLRLLPGESAGRIRTLAKFVEKDYEKVSRLVQFRRGYASKLLPIDQAIAQERANLSKDEQDAMAVEWLSRRLDVGLFSLQIIDVILAWLVAEDDGAKARIKSLLSDQDQDLSIIRATLEEQLSGLEGPEGEEEEKDMLTTLLEFI, via the exons ATGACCAGCATAGACGAGCTTTTTAAG AAACCCTCGCTACCCTCAGGGCAGAAGCGCAAGTTTGAACCAGTCAGGGATCCCA ACGAAATTTATAAATCTGCTAAACTCGACACCAACGGTGCCGCAAGCGGGAGTCGCGCTGCGACGGTAGACGATGCGGAAGACGAAGATATCGCCGGTCCTGAACTTCCACCAGATTTCGGACAAGAAGATATTCCAGATGATGAGGAAGGCCGATTCTTTGGGGGCGGAGTGACACGGGATACAACCAATGCACTAGATTTCATAGAGCAGCAGGAAAAAGAGGGCGTAACG GCAGGAAAGATTGATTCTGCATGGCTAAAACGTACCGCCCTCAATTTTGAAAAGCGTATTTccaagaatgcagagctaAGAGCTAAATATGAGTCGGATCCGCAGAA GTTTATGGCATCAGAGGCAGACTTAGATGTTGACATCAAGGGGTTGTCAATTCTATCTGAGCATCCGCAACTGTACCCAGAATTCGCCGAACTTGGTTGCGTTGGTTCCCTAGTTTCGCTGTTGGCTCACGAAAACACGGATATTGCTATTGATGTCATCGAAATTCTCGCAGAATTGACAGATGAGGATGTGGAAGCGGAATCGGAACAGTGGGAATCTTTAGTGGATGCCATG CTAGATGCAGACCTCATTGAGCTTTTAGCCCAAAACCTTTCCCGACTGGACGAGGATATTGAAAGTGACCGGGCTGGAGTGTATCATATATTAA ATGTCCTGGAGAATCTATCTTCGCAGTCATCCGTAGCAGAGAAAATCGGGCAAGAGTCAGAGATCATGCCTTGGCTTTATGCACGAATACAGAAGGGAGAAAAATCAGTTACACAAAATAAACAGTATGCGGCGGAGGTTCTTGCGATTTTATTACAGTCATCCCAAAAAAATCGCGAGAGATTTGCTGGCCTGAACGGGGTGGACACATTATTACAGCTGCTCAGTGTATACAGAAAACGAGATCCCGAAAAGGACTCCGATGAGGAAGAATATGTTGAAAATCTCTTTGACAGCCTTACTTGCGTCGTTGACGGGGCCCTGGGGAAGGAGAAATTCGTTGAAGCCGAAGGCGTCGAGCTTGCACAGATTATGCTCCGAGAAGGCAAAATGAGTAAGCCTAGGGCTTTACGGGTGCTTAACCATGCCGTTGGCGGAAAAGACGGAGCGCGTGTATGCGAACAACTTGTTGAAGCAGGATTATTAAGAACTGTATTCGGCATGTTTATGAAAAAG CAAGATAATCAAACTGTCGAGCATCTCCTTGGAATATTTGCGTCGCTCTTACGCCTGCTCCCCGGTGAATCTGCAGGACGCATTCGAACCCTAGCAAAGTTCGTAGAGAAGGACTACGAGAAGGTCAGCCGACTGGTGCAGTTCCGACGAGGGTACGCATCGAAACTGTTACCAATCGACCAAGCCATTGCCCAAGAAAGGGCGAATTTGAGCAAGGATGAGCAAGACGCAATGGCAGTTGAATGGCTCTCTCGAAGATTGGATGTCGGACTCTTTTCGTTACAG ATCATCGATGTCATCCTTGCTTGGCTTGTAGCTGAAGATGATGGCGCGAAGGCGAGGATAAAGTCACTCTTATCAGACCAAGACCAAGATCTAAGTATAATTCGAGCCACCCTTGAAG AACAATTGAGCGGCTTAGAAGGCCCAgaaggagaggaagaagaaaaggacaTGCTTACGACTCTCTTGGAATTTATATAA
- the FAA4 gene encoding long-chain fatty acid-CoA ligase (EggNog:ENOG410PF89~COG:I~BUSCO:2889at33183) codes for MAKKDVVLYPRISKKPPFTVEAPGFEPVKGETIPRRHPAAKDGLITSPDPEITTVYDNLRWSVKKYGNKKAIGSRRLIRTHVETKKVKKLIEGVEQEVDKEWTFFELSGYTFMTFNEYETLALQLGAGLRKIGHEKDSRIHLFSATSAHWLALSHGAGSQSITIVTAYDSLGEEGVKHSLLQTHSSTIFLDPSLLPVLMKVLEDAKDLKNVIYDSASEVKQDNLDKLKSEFSHLNVMSFEELRKLGEENPVDPVPPSPEDLCCIMYTSGSTGPPKGVSLKHKNVVAAMAGANTVVGEHLGPSDVLLTYLPQAHILEFVFENICLYWGGTMGYGSPKTLSDTSMRNCKGDIKELRPTILVGVPMVWETVKKGILGNVNKSSAIVKGLFWGGLAAKSFLMSTGLPGAGVLDAIVFKKLKEATGGRLRIMLSGGGPISKETQRFLSMAICPMINGYGLTETAAMGGLNDPMTWNPDAIGEVPASVEMKLVDFAEAGYFTNSNPPQGEIWIRGGSVAEGYFDNEEETKAAFTDDGWFMTGDIGEFDKYGHIKVIDRKKNLVKSLNGEYIALEKLESIYRSAHVVANICIYAAPDQSKPVAIIVPAEPALHQLAQQNGIKGDSIGTLVHDSKLNSIILREMQQAGRAGGLRPFEIIEGVVLSDEEWTPQNGFTTAAQKLQRKKIITKFQKEIDRAYGKS; via the exons ATGGCGAAGAAGGACGTTGTCTTGTATCCTCGCATTTCGAAGAAGCCTCCGTTCACCGTTGAAGCCCCCGGCTTCGAACCTGTCAAGGGAGAGACCATTCCTCGTAGACATCCCGCTGCCAAAGATGGATTGATCACTTCCCCCGACCCGGAGATCACCACAGTATACGATAATCTCAGGTGGAGTGTCAAAAAGTACGGCAACAAGAAGGCCATTGGATCCCGACGTCTCATCCGAACCCATGTCGAGACCAAAAAGGTCAAGAAGCTCATCGAGGGAGTCGAGCAGGAAGTCGACAAGGAATGGACTTTTTTCGAGCTCAGCGGCTACACCTTCATGACCTTTAACGAGTATGAGACTCTTGCGCTGCAGCTAGGAGCCGGTCTGCGAAAGATTGGCCATGAGAAAGACAGCCGCATTCATCTGTTCAGCGCTACAAG CGCCCATTGGCTGGCCCTGTCTCATG GTGCTGGATCCCAGTCTATCACAATCGTTACAGCCTACGACTCCTTAGGTGAAGAGGGTGTCAAGCATTCCCTCCTCCAAACCCACAGTTCCACCATCTTCCTCGACCCCAGCCTCCTTCCTGTGCTCATGAAGGTACTGGAAGATGCAAAGGACCTGAAGAATGTGATTTATGATTCCGCTTCCGAGGTGAAGCAGGACAACCTCGACAAGCTTAAGTCTGAATTCAGCCACCTCAACGTCATGTCCTTTGAAGAATTGCGAAAGCTTGGAGAAGAGAATCCGGTAGATCCTGTGCCTCCTTCTCCAGAGGACCTTTGCTGCATTATGTACACTTCTGGATCAACTGGACCTCCTAAGGGTGTCTCTCTTAAGCACAAGAATGTGGTGGCAGCTA TGGCCGGTGCCAATACTGTTGTTGGTGAACACCTTGGCCCCAGCGACGTCCTCCTCACATACCTTCCACAGGCTCATATTCTGGAGTTCGTCTTTGAAAACATTTGCTTGTACTGGGGCGGTACCATGGGCTATGGCAGCCCCAAGACGCTCTCGGACACCTCTATGCGGAACTGCAAAGGTGATATTAAGGAGCTGAGACCAACTATTCTTGTTGGTGTGCCCATGGTTTGGGAAACCGTCAAGAAGGGCATTCTCGGCAACGTCAATAAGAGTAGCGCGATCGTCAAGGGGCTTTTCTGGGGAGGTCTTGCCGCTAAGTCGTTCTTAATGTCCACAGGTCTTCCTGGAGCTGGCGTGCTGGACGCCATcgtcttcaagaaattgaAGGAGGCTACCGGTGGTCGCCTCCGAATTATGCTCAGCGGTGGAGGCCCAATCTCCAAGGAAACGCAACGTTTCCTTTCCATGGCTATTTGTCCTATGATCAACGGATACGGTTTGACGGAAACCGCTGCTATGGGTGGGTTGAACGATCCTATGACATGGAACCCTGACGCAATTGGCGAAGTTCCTGCTTCGGTGGAAATGAAGCTAGTCGATTTTGCCGAAGCCGGTTACTTTACCAACAGCAACCCCCCGCAGGGTGAGATCTGGATTCGTGGAGGCAGTGTTGCTGAAGGTTACTTCGACAACGAGGAAGAGACAAAGGCCGCTTTCACGGATGACGGCTGGTTTATGACTGGAGATATCGGTGAGTTCGATAAATACGGCCACATTAAAGTTATCGACCGCAAGAAGAACCTTGTCAAGTCGTTGAATGGGGAATACATCGCCCTTGAGAAACTGGAGTCTATCTATCGTTCTGCGCATGTTGTTGCAAACATTTGCATCTATGCCGCTCCAGACCAGTCCAAGCCGGTCGCTATCATCGTTCCTGCGGAGCCTGCGCTTCACCAGTTGGCTCAGCAGAATGGAATCAAGGGAGATAGTATTGGCACATTGGTGCATGACTCTAAGCTCAACTCTATTATCCTGAGAGAAATGCAACAAGCCGGCAGAGCTGGTGGTCTTCGGCCGTTTGAGATAATCGAGGGCGTTGTGCTTTCTGATGAGGAATGGACTCCCCAGAAC GGTTTCACTACTGCTGCCCAGAAGCTCCAACGCAAAAAGATCATCACCAAATTCCAAAAGGAAATCGATCGAGCTTACGGCAAATCTTAA
- a CDS encoding uncharacterized protein (EggNog:ENOG410PGWC~TransMembrane:1 (i118-136o)), protein MSQLSRLRFNKIGSLFEEKECFKVGPCLAPGLLLRDRHTLQGIPRGPFNTESEYYKGLLSAYFADLRESTLEHHAFFAPVPVPTEYDRYSSYLAATDRWNDFVALDSKIENSQNRLDYFVAGLFLESMIPILAGYLEESSSDQPDGFPLYHPDLSLNNIFIDEHHNITCIIDWAFSFSAPSTILLSTPGLPHPRDEWEPTMTSAFRSGFTGNGTMVSPKVWKRARMLWLFMRLVNLDGLQDYHYFAELYTLIYDRSAEELFTKFQQQYAKHEVINMQQALSADDQSPSEIKRNERAYFNNVGVDRHALAAKLRLASVLNRSFVADRRLWRWIEEAVNLRETM, encoded by the coding sequence ATGTCTCAATTATCACGGCTTCGTTTCAATAAGATTGGTTcactttttgaagaaaaagagtgtTTCAAAGTGGGACCATGCCTTGCGCCTGGCTTACTCTTGCGTGACCGCCATACCTTGCAAGGAATCCCTCGAGGCCCTTTTAACACTGAGAGCGAGTATTACAAGGGACTACTTTCAGCTTACTTTGCGGATTTACGGGAATCGACGTTGGAACACCACGCTTTCTTCGCACCTGTTCCGGTTCCGACGGAGTATGATCGTTACTCCAGTTACCTAGCAGCAACTGATCGGTGGAATGATTTTGTTGCTTTGGACTCTAAGATTGAAAACAGCCAGAACAGATTAGACTATTTTGTGGCTGGATTGTTTCTTGAAAGCATGATACCAATCCTCGCCGGCTATCTGGAAGAAAGCAGCAGCGATCAACCCGATGGCTTTCCGCTATATCACCCCGACCTCAGCCTGAACAACATTTTCATTGACGAGCACCACAACATAACGTGTATTATTGACTGGGCGTTCTCATTTTCTGCGCCATCAACGATACTTCTCTCCACGCCAGGCTTACCTCACCCAAGAGACGAGTGGGAGCCTACAATGACATCCGCATTCAGATCCGGCTTCACTGGTAATGGCACTATGGTATCCCCCAAGGTCTGGAAAAGAGCTAGGATGCTTTGGCTTTTTATGCGCCTAGTTAACCTCGATGGCTTGCAGGACTATCATTATTTTGCAGAGCTTTATACATTGATTTACGATCGGTCTGCCGAGGAGCTGTTCACGAAATTTCAGCAGCAGTATGCAAAACATGAGGTTATCAACATGCAGCAAGCCCTTTCCGCCGATGATCAGTCACCAAGTGAAATCAAGCGAAATGAAAGAGCCTACTTTAATAATGTGGGTGTCGACCGGCATGCCTTGGCGGCAAAGCTTAGACTGGCCTCGGTGCTGAACAGATCTTTTGTTGCTGATAGACGACTTTGGCGTTGGATTGAAGAAGCGGTAAATTTGCGAGAGACCATGTAG
- a CDS encoding uncharacterized protein (BUSCO:37642at4751~EggNog:ENOG410PKE6~COG:J~BUSCO:723at33183), translating to MISSASWLQATGTAVRRSQFPEIYFCSRYAASSRRLRSTALSSHVKNSEARHRILRQRREFHAGQPNPSASPGVLTDEKSANLFHSELTRKEDILTYLRNWKPPSPELNIDPIQNPQSLSGEPQNKWVGNMLRDEPMVNGERTKEFDMDAYQDPSSEDGHFPYLWPGHLVLLEQETGFSTGQLAVYVRTVNDQQQFYTDRGKWRVAHPNEMSFALGVRVPEEMITSILPYFPTSTVEKSFLPQLGLEGGVPRPAGRALLEWMESFEKAARKFYAQNSSLLDNVYDLVADEEEFRLLTLDEIGQEVFGRTPGTLTEAERYAIHKGLKRQAFYVVANQTHSTTESYTIRPKPQAKVVQTVVDWVRRYQDSQAREALGWGKGSLSSSPMHQFVQKARKLIYRSRKLRNPTLSFAVSPTVQGSPVDGKVGDMAYDTLPVEKFTENDQMILKFLRLWVTPPSLMTTSVLKTIGSMIIRSIEMYDGYPMTPQTGYLLLQEIGVVAPWENMHVLSELVALPGHGTSPASDRLAKKCNDFCESITPDTFVDYMKDLRKDWGDLPVFCVDSQSTSEVDDGFSVEPVEGSNGEHWVHIHVANPSAFIPPNHILAKGAKYFKRSFYSPERLYPMLPQSVTQKHFSLGPDKPVLTFSAKLNTQGEILEEKIVNGYIRNVVYITPDRLAQLYGVDRLQAPRMTLQVGGEAKMPSRPELQDYLSEEHAQSLLTLQKLLSAHWDVRVQKGAMNSASSQRSQPFVSGGNGRIKSLVVDGNEALQYTGDPIIHISGPMLDPLEILESTKQDLVSHAMVLGGEVAAKWCKERDIPLIFSGVTQRPEETVLRGILGGESTSTSMARFKGYLSPVPVPHTALGMEQYAKCTSPLRRFSDLLCHWQIEAGLRREAERKRPALERKDVTLPFSLEKVNAIISRSTWQNRLKDRAQSMSRDFWAMQLLFRAFNYGQAKLPETFQCQIVTQLLEGKVSKVKDSKVQYMGSLLPFRLRCCISMDPKMPPLQAGDVVDVKIQQANLYNVFLDVDFVKLVKRPSEEAAKGSGGFFI from the exons ATGATCTCTTCCGCATCATGGCTGCAGGCAACTGGCACCGCCGTGCGGAGGAGTCAGTTTCCAGAAATCTACTTCTGCTCACGATATGCGGCCTCGTCACGCCGGCTTCGTTCGACGGCATTATCCAGCCATGTCAAGAACTCAGAGGCGCGGCATAGAATCCTCCGACAGAGGAGAGAATTTCACGCCGGACAACCC AATCCTTCCGCGTCCCCTGGTGTACTGACCGACGAAAAGTCGGCAAACCTATTCCACTCAGAGCTGACTCGGAAAGAAGACATTTTGACCTATCTTCGAAACTGGAAACCTCCGTCGCCAGAGCTTAACATTGACCCCATCCAGAATCCGCAAAGTCTATCCGGCGAACCGCAGAACAAATGGGTTGGAAACATGCTGAGGGATGAGCCTATGGTCAACGGGGAACGCACAAAGGAGTTTGACATGGATGCATACCAAGATCCCTCTTCTGAGGATGGGCATTTCCCCTACCTATGGCCTGGACATCTGGTTCTACTCGAACA AGAGACTGGTTTTAGTACAGGCCAATTGGCCGTCTACGTTCGCACGGTTAACGATCAGCAGCAGTTTTACACGGATCGGGGGAAATGGCGCGTGGCTCACCCTAACGAGATGAGTTTTGCTTTAGGAGTGCGTGTACCCGAGGAAATGATCACGTCGATCTTGCCCTATTTCCCGACATCGACCGTCGAAAAATCCTTTTTGCCGCAATTAGGCCTGGAAGGTGGGGTACCTAGACCAGCAGGACGGGCCCTGCTTGAGTGGATGGAGTCGTTTGAGAAGGCCGCACGGAAATTTTATGCCCAAAACTCGAGCTTGTTGGACAATGTATACGACCTTGTGGCAGACGAAGAAGAGTTCAGGTTGCTGACGCTGGATGAGATCGGCCAAGAAGTATTTGGGCGTACGCCTGGGACTTTAACGGAGGCCGAGCGATATGCAATCCACAAGGGACTAAAACGACAGGCCTTCTACGTTGTTGCCAATCAGACTCATTCTACAACGGAATCTTACACTATTCGACCGAAACCACAGGCGAAGGTAGTGCAGACGGTGGTGGACTGGGTTCGCCGGTATCAAGACAGTCAAGCGAGGGAGGCCCTAGGCTGGGGCAAGGGATCTTTGAGTTCTTCTCCGATGCACCAGTTTGTTCAAAAGGCGAGAAAACTGATCTACCGGAGCCGGAAGTTACGCAACCCCACTCTCTCATTTGCTGTCAGTCCAACCGTCCAGGGCTCTCCCGTGGATGGGAAGGTTGGCGATATGGCCTACGACACCCTCCCTGTCGAAAAGTTCACCGAGAATGATCAAATGATCCTGAAGTTTTTGCGACTATGGGTTACCCCGCCTTCGCTGATGACCACTTCTGTCCTGAAAACGATAGGGTCGATGATTATTCGAAGTATTGAAATGTACGATGGCTACCCCATGACTCCACAGACGGGCTACCTGCTCCTTCAAGAGATTGGAGTTGTGGCTCCTTGGGAAAACATGCATGTGTTGAGTGAATTGGTCGCCTTACCGGGTCATGGAACCTCACCCGCCTCCGACCGACTAGCAAAAAAATGCAACGACTTTTGTGAATCTATCACTCCTGACACCTTCGTCGATTACATGAAAGACCTGCGAAAGGATTGGGGCGATCTCCCGGTTTTCTGCGTCGATAGTCAAAGCACCTCCGAAGTCGATGACGGCTTCTCCGTCGAGCCCGTGGAAGGCTCTAATGGTGAACACTGGGTGCATATCCATGTCGCAAATCCGTCTGCATTTATACCACCCAATCACATACTGGCTAAAGGCGCCAAGTACTTCAAAAGGTCATTCTACTCCCCGGAAAGGCTATATCCCATGCTTCCGCAGAGCGTAACGCAGAAGCACTTCAGTCTTGGGCCGGATAAACCCGTCCTGACCTTTAGCGCAAAACTCAACACGCAAGGGGAGATACTAGAGGAGAAAATCGTCAATGGTTACATCAGGAATGTTGTGTACATTACCCCCGACCGGCTTGCACAGCTTTATGGCGTCGATCGCCTCCAGGCTCCACGCATGACATTGCAAGTGGGAGGTGAAGCCAAAATGCCTAGCCGACCAGAACTCCAGGACTACCTATCTGAAGAGCATGCGCAATCTCTACTGACATTACAGAAATTGCTCAGCGCACATTGGGATGTCAGGGTGCAAAAGGGTGCCATGAATTCTGCCTCCTCGCAAAGATCACAGCCTTTTGTTTCTGGAGGTAACGGCAGGATCAAGTCCTTGGTGGTGGATGGCAACGAAGCCCTTCAATATACCGGAGACCCTATCATCCACATCAGTGGCCCGATGCTAGATCCTCTTGAAATCTTGGAGTCTACGAAACAAGACCTCGTCTCGCATGCTATGGTCCTGGGTGGTGAAGTGGCCGCTAAATGGTGCAAGGAAAGAGACATTCCGCTCATCTTCAGTGGCGTGACGCAACGCCCTGAGGAGACCGTTCTTCGTGGGATCCTTGGGGGCGAATCGACATCGACAAGTATGGCTCGTTTTAAAGGGTACTTATCGCCAGTACCCGTGCCTCACACAGCTCTGGGAATGGAGCAGTACGCGAAATGCACAAGTCCCCTCCGACGATTTTCAGATCTCCTTTGCCACTGGCAGATAGAAGCAGGTCTCCGCCGTGAGGCAGAGCGGAAACGGCCAGCATTGGAAAGAAAAGACGTCACCCTACCTTTCTCCCTCGAAAAGGTCAACGCTATTATCTCCCGGTCTACCTGGCAGAACCGTCTCAAAGACCGTGCTCAGTCAATGTCCCGGGATTTCTGGGCCATGCAACTTCTTTTCCGGGCATTTAACTACGGACAGGCGAAACTACCCGAAACCTTTCAATGCCAGATCGTCACTCAGCTACTTGAAGGCAAGGTGTCCAAAGTTAAAGATTCGAAGGTGCAGTATATGGGTTCTCTGCTTCCTTTCCGGCTACGGTGCTGCATCTCGATGGACCCGAAGATGCCGCCGCTGCAAGCCGGTGATGTGGTGGATGTGAAAATCCAGCAGGCCAATTTATATAACGTCTTTTTAGATGTGGACTTTGTGAAACTTGTGAAAAGGCCTTCAGAGGAAGCCGCGAAGGGATCCGGTGGGTTTTTCATTTGA
- a CDS encoding uncharacterized protein (EggNog:ENOG410PJ8S~COG:S) — MEKDVLKWLADVIGELVRLAEAPGSALKINRRPLARPTRPLDGSIAARKLDIGFVDDLDATEGSRCGWSQILIPGELKNDQKYDGPSSAWLDLGRYAREV; from the coding sequence ATGGAAAAGGACGTGCTCAAGTGGTTGGCTGATGTCATTGGAGAGCTCGTGCGACTTGCAGAGGCACCTGGTTCTGCGTTGAAGATCAACCGACGGCCGCTCGCGCGGCCCACTCGGCCCCTGGACGGATCCATCGCGGCGCGGAAACTTGATATCGGCTTTGTCGACGACCTGGATGCCACCGAAGGCTCCAGATGCGGGTGGTCCCAGATTCTCATCCCAGGTGAGCTGAAAAACGACCAAAAATACGACGGCCCGTCAAGCGCGTGGCTTGATCTGGGAAGATACGCCCGGGAGGTCTAG
- a CDS encoding uncharacterized protein (EggNog:ENOG410PN00~COG:Q) yields MAATVFRPGATALITGGGSGIGFAVAQLCRSHDMNLILVDIHADNLAKVHTLLGNTENAKTITHVMDVSDVSSWEYLRDKLVNHFPAGIDLLMLNAGATFKPEDSKNPWGDIEYFQKTFATNFTGVLNGIYTFLPMISEAAAQGPKAIVITGSKQGITNPPGANNPAYNASKSALKSIAEFLAHDMHSNSATKNVHVHLLIPGWTFTGLTGSEGPIHDDQALALKPKGAWIPSQVARYMYEKMNQGKFYIVCPDEDVSEALDKARMEWAIGDIIEGRPALSRWHEEWKDKASEWINEEAAKR; encoded by the exons ATGGCCGCCACCGTCTTCCGCCCCGGTGCCACAGCTCTCATAACTGGCGGAGGCAGTGGAATCGGCTTCGCCGTCGCCCAGCTTTGCCGCTCCCACGACATGAATCTGATCCTGGTCGACATCCACGCTGACAATCTGGCCAAGGTGCACACCCTCCTCGGAAACACCGAGAATGCCAAGACGATCACGCATGTCATGGACGTCTCGGACGTGTCGTCGTGGGAGTATCTACGGGACAAGCTCGTCAACCATTTCCCCGCTGGGATCGATCTGCTGATGCTGAATGCCGGAGCGACTTTTAAGCCAGAGGATTCGAAGAATCCATGGGGGGATATAGAGTACTTTCAAAAG ACCTTCGCCACAAACTTCACGGGTGTCCTTAACGGAATATACACCTTCCTGCCCATGATCAGCGAGGCCGCTGCCCAAGGACCCAAAGCGATCGTCATCACCGGATCAAAGCAAGGCATAACCAACCCTCCCGGTGCAAATAACCCAGCATACAACGCTAGCAAATCTGCCTTGAAGTCAATCGCCGAGTTCCTCGCTCACGACATGCACTCCAACAGCGCTACCAAGAATGTCCACGTCCACCTGCTGATTCCTGGCTGGACATTCACTGGTCTCACGGGCAGCGAAGGCCCAATTCATGACGACCAGGCGTTGGCGCTAAAGCCCAAGGGGGCGTGGATTCCAAGCCAGGTTGCGAGGTATATGTATGAGAAAATGAATCAGGGGAAATTCTACATTGTTTGTCCGGATGAGGACGTTAGCGAGGCGTTGGATAAAGCCCGTATGGAATGGGCGATTGGAGACATCATTGAGGGACGACCGGCTCTGTCGCGATGGCATGAGGAATGGAAGGACAAGGCGAGTGAGTGGATTAATGAGGAGGCAGCGAAGAGGTAG
- a CDS encoding uncharacterized protein (EggNog:ENOG410PTJ0~COG:S): MPPKQRVVVQSSSRRIQDKRGYLSTAYHELTSSENASVVRSVVAFGAAVAFLHSSFSEWLLPTL, encoded by the exons ATGCCTCCAAAGCAGCGTGTCGTCGTCCAGTCCTCCTCCCGCCGAATCCAGGATAAACGGGGTTACCTTTCCACCGCATACCATGAGCTCACTTCTTCCGAGAACGCTTCTGTAGTAAGAAGTGTTGTTGCATTCGGG GCCGCAGTTGCTTTCCTGCATAGCAGCTTTAGCGAATGGCTTCTCCCAAC GCTGTAA
- a CDS encoding uncharacterized protein (EggNog:ENOG410PJ8S~COG:S): MARKGLTRQRHRTDKKTMDRGSSSGKEAVLTRTRHEVVKSHTLGKSLDHLLEPLQDAERSYSFISSLDGTDDTPEQGYQKAVSLLLSALIDTEAALVLQSRTSSHDIASELFALSVLVRKGDFSYNYYRPLVKLVIQRNPKASDHHIWSAILDLISADSRTTPPPRPILALQQTPWLQNTSSFANSTEYRKHVDAALKEELGDLHADILGFFEAFFGNIAGLDVAARAVLGKL, from the exons ATGGCCAGGAAAGGCTTGACAAGGCAGAGACACAGAACTGATAAGAAGACTATGGATAGAGGAAGCTCAAGTGGAAAGGAAGCAGTTCTTACAAGAACCCGG CACGAGGTCGTTAAGAGCCATACCTTAGGCAAATCTCTTGATCATTTACTAGAGCCACTCCAGGATGCGGAGCGTTCATATTCCTTCATCAGTTCTCTTGACGGCACTGACGACACGCCTGAACAAGGTTACCAGAAGGCAGTATCTCTACTCCTCTCTGCTTTAATAGACACAGAAGCAGCTCTTGTTCTTCAGTCAAGGACCAGCAGTCACGATATAGCATCTGAACTTTTCGCGCTCTCCGTACTTGTTCGAAAAGGTGACTTCAGCTACAACTACTACCGCCCGCTCGTGAAGCTTGTTATCCAAAGGAATCCAAAGGCATCCGACCACCACATCTGGAGCGCTATTCTCGATCTTATCAGCGCTGATTCAAGGACTACTCCTCCACCCCGCCCGATCTTGGCCCTCCAACAGACCCCGTGGCTGCAAAACACGAGCAGTTTCGCGAACTCAACGGAATACCGGAAGCACGTTGATGCCGCGTTGAAAGAGGAGCTCGGGGACCTCCATGCTGACATCCTTGGATTTTTTGAAGCCTTTTTTGGGAATATCGCGGGTCTTGATGTGGCCGCACGTGCCGTCTTGGGTAAACTCTAG